The Ictalurus furcatus strain D&B chromosome 5, Billie_1.0, whole genome shotgun sequence genome includes a region encoding these proteins:
- the dok2 gene encoding docking protein 3 isoform X1 encodes MCWIIFTDKAAPRASVGFNLALECLRTSDLEEQTKEDFRLITQSLRLCFKQISQSVLFIFCLFVCLFVFNMYFFLNHLQKWRKVWSILYRESTCSISRLEFFECKDGGTGTLEKCKSKQDNKKIIRLSDCIRVSEAADVDGCPKDCKAFLVETTEKTFVFAVEMVEVEDWMQKLCEIAFPMNWSERGATRCNSLPPEPDDVSMTDNSLYCGKEAGENTFHFTDTHTRCPHERNCRSCEQSC; translated from the exons atgtgttggATTATATTCACGGATAAAGCTGCACCGAGGGCCAGCGTGGGATTTAATTTGGCTCTGGAATGTCTGAGAACGTCTGATCTAGAGGAACAAACCAAAGAAGACTTTCGGTTGATAACGCAAAGTCTGCGCCTGTGTTTTAAACAAATCAGTcaatctgttctgtttattttttgtttgtttgtttgtttgtttgtttttaatatgtatttttttttaaaccatttgcAGAAGTGGAGAAAAGTGTGGTCTATCCTGTACCGAGAGAGCACCTGCTCCATCTCACGCCTGGAGTTTTTCGAGTGTAAAGATGGCGGGACTGGCACGCTGGAGAAATGCAAAAGCAAGCAGGACAACAAAAAG ATCATCAGACTGAGCGACTGCATTCGCGTGTCCGAGGCTGCGGATGTAGACGGCTGCCCGAAGGACTGCAAGGCTTTCTTGGTGGAAACCACGGAGAAGACGTTCGTGTTCGCTGTAGAAATGGTTGAAGTAGAAGACTGGATGCAGAAACTGTGTGAAATTGCATTTCCT ATGAACTGGAGCGAAAGAGGAGCGACGAGATGCAACAGTTTGCCGCCCGAACCCGACGACGTCTCCATGACGGATAACTCTCTGTACTGTGGAAAAGAGGCCGGTGAGAACACGTTCCACTTCACTGACACGCACACGAGATGCCCACACGAGAGGAACTGCAGAAGCTGTGAGCAGAGCTGCTGA
- the dok2 gene encoding docking protein 2 isoform X2 has translation MEEDIRKRGMLYVQQQRFGKKWRKVWSILYRESTCSISRLEFFECKDGGTGTLEKCKSKQDNKKIIRLSDCIRVSEAADVDGCPKDCKAFLVETTEKTFVFAVEMVEVEDWMQKLCEIAFPMNWSERGATRCNSLPPEPDDVSMTDNSLYCGKEAGENTFHFTDTHTRCPHERNCRSCEQSC, from the exons ATGGAGGAGGACATCAGGAAGAGGGGTATGCTATATGTACAGCAGCAAAGATTTGGAAAG AAGTGGAGAAAAGTGTGGTCTATCCTGTACCGAGAGAGCACCTGCTCCATCTCACGCCTGGAGTTTTTCGAGTGTAAAGATGGCGGGACTGGCACGCTGGAGAAATGCAAAAGCAAGCAGGACAACAAAAAG ATCATCAGACTGAGCGACTGCATTCGCGTGTCCGAGGCTGCGGATGTAGACGGCTGCCCGAAGGACTGCAAGGCTTTCTTGGTGGAAACCACGGAGAAGACGTTCGTGTTCGCTGTAGAAATGGTTGAAGTAGAAGACTGGATGCAGAAACTGTGTGAAATTGCATTTCCT ATGAACTGGAGCGAAAGAGGAGCGACGAGATGCAACAGTTTGCCGCCCGAACCCGACGACGTCTCCATGACGGATAACTCTCTGTACTGTGGAAAAGAGGCCGGTGAGAACACGTTCCACTTCACTGACACGCACACGAGATGCCCACACGAGAGGAACTGCAGAAGCTGTGAGCAGAGCTGCTGA